One Sphaerisporangium krabiense DNA segment encodes these proteins:
- a CDS encoding ABC transporter ATP-binding protein, with protein sequence MTARLTARDITLAYGDRVVATRVNLDVPDGAFTAIVGANGCGKSTLLRAFVRLLKPSAGAVSFDGRDVTGFRPKAIAREIGFLPQGLVTPENVVVKRLVARGRYPHQTLLSTWSQEDERAVAEAMAAAGVVDLADRPVAELSGGQRQRVWVAMVLAQETPYLLLDEPTTFLDITHQYQLLALFSRLRDEGRTVIAVLHDINQACRFADHLVAMKDGAVIAEGAPADIVDATLVQQVFDLPSIVVPDPVTGTPMVVPTAEGFHTRVTNAEPTSM encoded by the coding sequence GTGACAGCGCGCCTGACCGCCAGGGACATCACCCTCGCCTACGGCGACCGGGTGGTGGCGACGCGCGTGAACCTCGACGTCCCGGACGGCGCGTTCACCGCCATCGTCGGCGCCAACGGGTGCGGGAAGTCGACGCTGCTGCGGGCGTTCGTCCGGCTGCTCAAACCCTCGGCCGGGGCGGTGTCCTTCGACGGCCGGGATGTGACCGGCTTCCGGCCGAAGGCGATCGCCCGGGAGATCGGCTTCCTGCCCCAGGGGCTCGTCACTCCGGAGAACGTCGTGGTGAAGCGGCTGGTCGCCCGCGGCCGTTACCCGCACCAGACGTTGCTGTCCACCTGGTCGCAGGAGGACGAACGCGCCGTGGCCGAGGCCATGGCGGCGGCCGGCGTCGTGGACCTCGCCGACCGGCCGGTCGCCGAACTGTCCGGCGGCCAGCGCCAACGGGTGTGGGTCGCGATGGTGCTGGCCCAGGAGACGCCGTACCTGCTCCTCGACGAGCCCACGACGTTCCTCGACATCACCCACCAGTACCAGTTGCTCGCCCTGTTCTCCCGTCTGCGCGACGAGGGCCGCACCGTGATCGCCGTCCTTCACGACATCAACCAGGCATGCCGCTTCGCCGACCACCTCGTGGCGATGAAGGACGGCGCCGTCATCGCGGAAGGCGCCCCCGCCGACATCGTCGACGCGACGCTCGTACAACAGGTCTTCGACCTGCCGAGCATCGTCGTCCCCGACCCGGTAACCGGCACCCCCATGGTCGTACCGACCGCCGAGGGCTTTCACACGCGTGTCACCAACGCGGAACCGACCTCGATGTAG
- a CDS encoding FecCD family ABC transporter permease translates to MNDLVLRAGRFSVRIERRTTVVSLVLVAVALLLAVFGLCYGASWTTPSDALSALAGHGDSAFVVREWRAPRVAAALVFGASLGLAGAIFQNITRNPLGSPDVIGLDAGAYTGALISITVLGGTAVQLAVGSILGGLLTAAAVYFLSLGSGLSGLRLIVIGIAMNAILTAVNSWIVLRAELEIAMAATGWSSGSLNGVEWAGVRLPFLVIGVLTLLLVTLSHAMHQSALGDELAVTSGVALDRLRLLLVLAGVGCTATVTAVAGPIVFIALAAPQIGRRLARAGGVPPASAALTGAVLLLAADLIAQLLLAPVALPVGVVTTAIGGCYLIWLLVKEVRRP, encoded by the coding sequence GTGAACGACCTGGTGCTGCGGGCCGGGCGGTTCTCGGTCAGGATCGAACGGCGCACGACCGTGGTGTCGCTGGTACTGGTCGCCGTCGCGCTGCTCCTCGCGGTGTTCGGCCTCTGCTACGGCGCCTCCTGGACCACGCCGTCGGACGCGTTGTCCGCGCTCGCCGGGCACGGCGACTCGGCGTTCGTGGTCCGGGAATGGCGGGCGCCCCGGGTCGCCGCCGCGCTGGTCTTCGGCGCCTCGCTCGGCCTGGCAGGGGCGATCTTCCAGAACATCACCCGCAACCCGCTCGGCAGCCCCGACGTCATCGGGCTCGACGCGGGCGCGTACACCGGCGCGCTGATCTCGATCACCGTGCTCGGCGGTACGGCGGTGCAGCTCGCGGTGGGCTCGATCCTGGGCGGACTGCTGACCGCGGCCGCCGTCTACTTCCTGTCGCTCGGCTCCGGGCTCAGCGGCCTGCGGCTGATCGTCATCGGGATCGCCATGAACGCCATCCTCACCGCGGTCAACTCATGGATCGTGCTGCGCGCCGAGCTGGAGATCGCCATGGCGGCGACCGGGTGGAGCTCGGGATCGCTGAACGGCGTCGAGTGGGCCGGCGTACGCCTGCCGTTCCTCGTCATCGGCGTGCTCACGCTCCTGCTGGTCACGCTGTCGCATGCGATGCACCAGTCGGCCCTCGGCGACGAACTCGCCGTCACCTCCGGCGTCGCCCTGGACCGCCTCCGGCTGCTGCTCGTGCTGGCCGGCGTCGGCTGCACCGCCACCGTGACGGCGGTCGCGGGGCCGATCGTCTTCATCGCGCTCGCCGCGCCCCAGATCGGACGCAGGCTGGCCCGCGCGGGCGGTGTGCCGCCGGCGTCCGCCGCGCTGACCGGCGCGGTGCTGCTGCTGGCCGCCGACCTCATCGCGCAACTCCTGCTGGCCCCGGTCGCGTTGCCGGTCGGTGTGGTGACGACCGCGATCGGCGGCTGCTATCTCATCTGGCTGCTCGTCAAGGAAGTGAGGCGACCGTGA
- a CDS encoding FecCD family ABC transporter permease: protein MRTDLPRKAAYLLVCVALLVVAAGASVSVGAHTIAPAEIWRAFADHTGADDHVIIRDIRVPRTVLGICVGAALGASGTLIQTLTRNPLAEPGILGVTAGAGFAITVGGALHLADAQSAQLALAFAGAVLAALLVYSVGRTSPLRLVLAGVALSSVLAGVSLGIRLMLPDVFDGFRFWSIGSLAGREQTSLAVPLSLIVLALIGAMAVTRPLNALVLGEQVAHVLGGRVARTRAAVLVLVTLLAAVATAVAGPIAFVGLMVPHLARRPAGGSVPWLMAYTMLLGPILLLVSDIGARVLLTTGEVPVAVVTAFLGGPVLIWAVRRHGAAAL, encoded by the coding sequence TTGAGGACTGATCTGCCCAGGAAGGCCGCGTACCTGCTGGTGTGCGTCGCGCTGCTCGTGGTCGCCGCGGGCGCCAGCGTGAGCGTCGGGGCGCACACCATCGCACCGGCCGAGATCTGGCGTGCCTTCGCCGACCACACCGGCGCCGACGATCACGTGATCATCCGGGACATCCGTGTCCCGCGTACGGTCCTCGGCATCTGCGTGGGCGCCGCACTCGGCGCCTCCGGCACGCTGATCCAGACGCTGACCCGCAATCCGCTGGCCGAACCCGGCATCCTCGGGGTGACCGCCGGAGCCGGTTTCGCCATCACCGTGGGCGGCGCGCTGCACCTCGCGGACGCGCAGTCCGCGCAGCTCGCGCTCGCGTTCGCCGGCGCCGTGCTCGCCGCCCTCCTGGTGTACTCCGTCGGCCGGACCTCTCCGCTGCGGCTGGTCCTCGCCGGCGTCGCGCTCAGCTCGGTGCTGGCGGGCGTCTCGCTCGGCATACGCCTGATGCTCCCCGACGTCTTCGACGGGTTCCGGTTCTGGTCCATCGGGTCGCTGGCCGGGCGCGAGCAGACGTCCCTCGCCGTCCCCCTGTCGCTGATCGTGCTCGCGCTGATCGGCGCCATGGCCGTGACCCGGCCGTTGAACGCCCTGGTCCTGGGCGAGCAGGTCGCTCACGTGCTCGGTGGCCGCGTGGCGCGGACCAGGGCCGCCGTGCTGGTACTCGTCACCCTGCTCGCCGCGGTCGCCACCGCCGTGGCCGGGCCGATCGCCTTCGTCGGGCTCATGGTCCCGCATCTGGCCCGCAGGCCGGCCGGCGGATCGGTTCCGTGGCTGATGGCGTACACGATGCTGCTGGGGCCCATCCTGCTGCTGGTCTCCGACATCGGGGCGCGCGTGCTGCTGACGACCGGCGAGGTGCCGGTGGCCGTCGTCACCGCGTTCCTCGGCGGCCCGGTGCTCATCTGGGCGGTACGGCGTCACGGGGCGGCGGCCCTGTGA
- a CDS encoding siderophore-interacting protein produces the protein MTRIGYPIGIRTVSVLAREHVTPRMLRLTLGGPELEGFHTYQADDHVMIVFPDPDGTRRIPVANEELTLDWPKPPPTGRKYTVRRFDADAGELDLDFFLHDGGVASSWATTAAVGERVAIAGPPGAKAFPHNYRHYVFAVDSTGLPAVERWLAESPADVSAHVVIETDDVSEHAYPLAARDGVEAIRLVRDDTGSRLAETVRSLPLPDEGTFLFAAGEAEDIKPLRRWSAGRLDSLITGYWKRGVAGLED, from the coding sequence ATGACCCGCATCGGTTATCCGATCGGGATCCGCACCGTCTCGGTGCTCGCGCGTGAGCACGTGACGCCGCGGATGCTGCGGCTCACCCTCGGCGGCCCGGAGCTGGAGGGGTTCCACACCTACCAGGCCGACGACCACGTCATGATCGTCTTTCCCGATCCCGACGGAACCCGTCGCATCCCGGTCGCCAACGAGGAACTGACGCTCGACTGGCCCAAGCCGCCGCCCACGGGCCGGAAGTACACCGTGCGACGGTTCGACGCCGACGCCGGCGAGCTGGACCTGGACTTCTTCCTGCACGACGGCGGGGTCGCCTCGAGCTGGGCCACCACCGCCGCGGTGGGCGAGCGGGTCGCGATCGCCGGTCCGCCCGGGGCCAAGGCGTTCCCCCACAACTACCGGCATTACGTGTTCGCGGTCGACTCCACCGGCCTGCCGGCGGTGGAACGCTGGCTGGCGGAGTCTCCGGCCGATGTGTCCGCCCATGTCGTGATCGAGACAGATGACGTCTCCGAACACGCCTACCCGCTCGCGGCACGTGACGGGGTGGAGGCGATCCGGCTCGTCCGCGACGACACCGGATCCCGCCTCGCGGAGACGGTACGGTCGCTGCCTCTGCCGGATGAGGGGACCTTCCTGTTCGCGGCCGGCGAGGCGGAGGACATCAAGCCGCTGCGCCGGTGGAGCGCGGGACGGCTCGACTCGCTGATCACCGGGTACTGGAAGCGCGGAGTCGCCGGGCTTGAGGACTGA
- a CDS encoding ABC transporter substrate-binding protein — protein MSSRRPWRLAGALALSLTLVAGCGSAGSTGSGGSSGSGGAESGAARTRVFSADNGDVTIPAAPKRVVATGYAVPVLIEAGAPLAGISTWQRGLPLMTAQQRATYDGLTKIAGETAAETNYEAIAAAKPDLIIIGVPKPVIADINMDRLKSIAPVVAIGPTLPAAWRERSRLQADAAGRLDHFEAAKSAYEKKAAELAGTYESALDGVKFGHVGAYGDVAEGTFHREFAGSWGTNIAQDVGVNYYGEVKKKEGGAGDVTEYPSIEELPESLGEADAITYTLDADGSVSEAVRYVLDSKLWKNLPAVKAGKVFPLRYTEAATYGSALTTLDAIDQALAPLLDR, from the coding sequence ATGTCTTCTCGACGGCCCTGGCGCCTGGCTGGCGCTCTTGCTCTCTCGCTCACCTTGGTGGCGGGCTGCGGTTCCGCCGGCTCCACGGGCTCCGGCGGCTCCAGCGGTTCCGGTGGCGCGGAGTCCGGCGCGGCGCGGACCCGGGTGTTCAGCGCCGACAACGGCGATGTCACGATCCCGGCCGCCCCCAAGCGGGTCGTCGCGACCGGCTACGCGGTGCCCGTGCTCATCGAGGCCGGCGCTCCCTTGGCCGGCATCTCCACCTGGCAACGCGGCCTGCCGCTGATGACCGCCCAGCAACGCGCCACCTACGACGGCCTCACCAAGATCGCGGGAGAGACGGCGGCCGAGACCAACTACGAGGCCATCGCCGCCGCCAAGCCGGATCTGATCATCATCGGCGTGCCGAAGCCGGTGATCGCCGACATCAACATGGACCGGCTGAAGTCCATCGCCCCCGTCGTCGCGATCGGCCCGACCCTGCCCGCCGCGTGGCGCGAGCGGTCCCGGCTCCAGGCCGACGCCGCGGGCCGCCTCGACCACTTCGAGGCCGCCAAGTCGGCCTACGAGAAGAAGGCGGCGGAGCTCGCCGGCACGTACGAGTCCGCACTGGACGGCGTGAAGTTCGGCCACGTGGGCGCCTACGGCGATGTCGCCGAGGGAACGTTCCACCGCGAGTTCGCCGGTTCCTGGGGCACCAACATCGCCCAGGACGTCGGCGTGAACTACTACGGCGAGGTGAAGAAGAAGGAGGGCGGCGCGGGCGACGTCACCGAGTACCCCTCGATCGAGGAGCTGCCGGAAAGCCTCGGCGAGGCCGATGCCATCACGTACACGCTGGACGCCGACGGCTCGGTGAGCGAGGCCGTGCGGTACGTGCTGGACTCCAAGCTGTGGAAGAACCTGCCCGCGGTCAAGGCCGGCAAGGTCTTCCCGCTGCGTTACACCGAAGCGGCGACGTACGGCTCGGCGCTCACGACGCTGGACGCGATCGACCAGGCGCTCGCGCCGCTGCTGGACCGATGA
- a CDS encoding helix-turn-helix transcriptional regulator, which translates to MTVVPPTGTDPMSCEEYGYGLGRPDGILVLKYRSAAVLEFGRSREDFLHQLYWSPDGMLSTRYGADAQFVGPREAFWAHRAVSHEVQAADWRTVYRICLREVPPALAGLRAGAVSIDDEAARLVQAIARTGQDEERALVARRRILAGLGASTREFVGHHATGTGFAMQVARALSHDPGDPLRLDEWAERLHISVKTLQRDFEREFGMSYSRWRTRLRLRAARTLLESHPVAEVARRVGYATPSAFIAAFTKEHGCTPGRYALRRPGLG; encoded by the coding sequence GTGACGGTCGTGCCCCCTACCGGGACGGATCCGATGTCGTGCGAGGAGTACGGCTACGGCCTCGGCCGGCCCGACGGCATCCTGGTGCTCAAGTACCGCTCGGCGGCCGTGCTCGAATTCGGGCGGAGCCGGGAGGACTTCCTGCACCAGCTCTACTGGTCGCCCGACGGCATGCTCTCCACCCGGTACGGCGCGGACGCGCAGTTCGTCGGGCCACGGGAGGCGTTCTGGGCCCACCGTGCCGTGAGCCATGAGGTACAGGCCGCGGACTGGCGGACCGTGTACAGGATCTGCCTGCGAGAGGTGCCGCCGGCGCTCGCCGGGCTCCGGGCCGGAGCGGTCTCCATCGACGACGAGGCGGCCCGGCTCGTCCAGGCGATCGCCCGTACCGGTCAGGACGAGGAGCGGGCGCTCGTGGCCCGCCGCCGCATCCTGGCCGGACTCGGCGCGTCGACGCGCGAGTTCGTCGGCCACCACGCCACCGGCACCGGTTTCGCGATGCAGGTCGCCCGCGCGCTGTCGCACGACCCCGGCGACCCGCTCCGCCTGGACGAGTGGGCCGAACGGCTGCACATCAGCGTCAAGACCCTGCAACGCGACTTCGAGCGCGAGTTCGGCATGTCGTACTCGCGATGGCGCACCAGGCTGCGCCTGCGCGCCGCACGGACCCTGCTGGAGTCCCACCCGGTGGCCGAGGTCGCCCGGCGCGTCGGATACGCCACCCCGTCGGCCTTCATCGCCGCCTTCACCAAGGAGCACGGCTGCACCCCGGGCCGTTACGCCCTCCGCCGGCCCGGCCTGGGGTAG
- the rox gene encoding rifampin monooxygenase, protein MFDVIIAGAGPTGLMLASELRLHDVHVLVLEKDAEPAGIVRALGLHVRSIEVMDQRGLLERFLAHGRKTRLGGYFAGVDKPWPDRLDTAHAYILGIPQTVTDRLLAERATELGAEIRRGSALAGLSQDDEGVTAELADGTRLRSRYLVGCDGGRSTVRRLLGVGFPGEPARTEWLLGEMEVTEDPATVAAIVAEVRKTHRGFGAGPLGDALYRVVVPAEGVAEDRTVPPSLEEFKRRLRVFAGTDFGVRSPRWLSRFGDGTRQADRYRVGRVLLAGDAAHVHPPLGGQGLNLGIQDAFNLGWKLAAEVGGWAPEGLLDSYHAERHPVAADVLNNTRAQSELMSLEPGPRAVRRLLAELMEFEEVRRHLIEKITAIGVRYDFGEGREPLGRRMRDVTLKRGRLYELMRDGRGLLLDQTGRLSVAGWADRVDHVLDVSEELDAPAVLLRPDGHVAWAGDDQRDLLGHLPRWFGAAG, encoded by the coding sequence ATGTTCGACGTCATCATCGCCGGCGCCGGGCCGACGGGCTTGATGCTGGCCAGTGAGCTGCGGCTGCACGACGTGCACGTGCTCGTGCTGGAGAAGGACGCGGAGCCGGCCGGAATCGTCCGCGCGCTCGGCCTGCACGTGCGCAGCATCGAGGTGATGGACCAGCGCGGCCTGCTGGAGCGGTTCCTCGCCCACGGCCGGAAGACCAGGCTCGGCGGCTACTTCGCCGGTGTCGACAAGCCATGGCCCGACAGGCTGGACACCGCGCACGCGTACATCCTCGGCATTCCCCAGACCGTCACCGATCGCCTGCTGGCCGAGCGCGCCACCGAGCTCGGCGCCGAGATCCGGCGCGGCTCCGCGCTGGCCGGGCTGAGCCAGGACGACGAGGGGGTGACCGCCGAGCTGGCCGACGGCACGCGGCTGCGCTCGCGCTACCTCGTCGGGTGCGACGGCGGTCGCAGCACGGTGCGCAGGCTGCTCGGTGTCGGCTTCCCCGGTGAGCCCGCCAGGACCGAGTGGCTGCTGGGCGAGATGGAGGTGACCGAGGATCCGGCGACGGTCGCCGCCATCGTCGCCGAAGTCCGCAAGACCCATCGCGGATTCGGCGCCGGGCCTCTCGGCGACGCGCTGTACCGCGTCGTCGTGCCCGCCGAGGGGGTGGCCGAGGACCGTACGGTCCCGCCGAGCCTCGAGGAGTTCAAGCGGCGGCTGCGGGTGTTCGCGGGCACGGACTTCGGCGTGCGCTCGCCGCGCTGGCTGTCCCGGTTCGGCGACGGCACCCGGCAGGCCGACCGCTACCGGGTCGGCCGTGTGCTGCTGGCCGGCGACGCGGCGCACGTCCACCCGCCGCTGGGCGGGCAGGGGCTCAACCTCGGCATCCAGGACGCGTTCAACCTCGGCTGGAAACTGGCCGCCGAGGTCGGCGGATGGGCGCCGGAGGGGCTGCTGGACAGCTACCACGCCGAACGGCACCCGGTGGCCGCCGACGTGCTGAACAACACCCGCGCGCAGTCCGAGCTGATGTCCCTCGAACCAGGCCCTCGGGCGGTGCGCCGGCTGCTGGCGGAACTGATGGAGTTCGAGGAGGTGCGCCGGCACCTGATCGAGAAGATCACCGCGATCGGGGTGCGCTACGACTTCGGCGAGGGGCGCGAACCGCTCGGCCGGAGGATGCGGGACGTGACGCTGAAGCGGGGGCGCCTCTACGAGCTGATGCGCGACGGCCGTGGACTGCTGCTCGACCAGACCGGCCGGCTCTCGGTGGCGGGGTGGGCCGATCGGGTCGACCACGTCCTCGACGTCAGCGAGGAACTGGACGCGCCCGCCGTGCTGCTACGCCCGGACGGCCACGTGGCGTGGGCCGGCGACGATCAGCGGGATCTGCTCGGCCATCTGCCTCGATGGTTCGGCGCCGCCGGCTGA
- a CDS encoding sulfotransferase family protein: MIFIGGLGRSGTTLLERLLGEVPGVAPLGEVIHLWERGIIAREPCGCGEPFGACEFWRRVGIRAFGGWSSGLADRVLTLRRRVDRTRRIPALASQRLQVGLSGYTRAYSRVYEAAAKISGRPVVVDSSKHASLAFCLRTSPVIDLSVVHVVRDPRAVAYSWHRQVTRPENGGAMTRWPPVRTAVHWLVQNLAYELLARRRGTVIRVRYEDLLADPPAVLAALLGRLGLGGVALGFLRPGMAELSAAHTCAGNPMRFTVGALELTRDDTWRERQPRLHRWLVTALTWPLMLQYGYRPRRRPAREETRVPRIPAGVAAQECR, from the coding sequence GTGATCTTCATAGGCGGGCTGGGGCGTAGCGGTACGACGCTGCTCGAGCGGTTGCTGGGCGAGGTCCCTGGCGTCGCGCCGCTCGGTGAGGTGATCCATCTATGGGAACGCGGGATCATCGCCAGGGAGCCGTGCGGGTGCGGGGAGCCGTTCGGGGCGTGTGAGTTCTGGCGGCGGGTCGGCATCCGCGCGTTCGGCGGGTGGTCGTCCGGCCTGGCCGACCGCGTCCTGACGTTGCGACGCCGGGTCGACCGCACCCGGCGCATCCCCGCGCTGGCCTCCCAGCGCCTCCAGGTGGGCCTCAGCGGGTACACCCGGGCGTACTCCCGGGTGTACGAGGCGGCGGCCAAGATCTCCGGCCGCCCGGTCGTGGTCGACTCCAGCAAGCACGCCTCCCTCGCCTTCTGCCTGCGCACCTCGCCCGTGATCGACCTCAGCGTCGTCCACGTCGTCCGCGATCCGCGCGCGGTCGCCTACTCGTGGCACAGACAGGTCACCAGGCCCGAGAACGGCGGCGCCATGACCCGCTGGCCCCCCGTGCGGACGGCCGTCCACTGGCTCGTGCAGAACCTCGCCTACGAGCTGCTCGCCCGGCGCCGCGGCACCGTCATCCGCGTCCGGTACGAAGACCTGCTCGCCGACCCCCCGGCCGTCCTCGCGGCGCTGCTCGGCCGCCTCGGGCTCGGCGGGGTCGCCCTCGGCTTCCTGCGGCCGGGGATGGCCGAGCTGTCCGCCGCCCACACCTGCGCGGGCAACCCCATGCGCTTCACGGTCGGCGCCCTCGAACTCACCAGGGACGACACCTGGCGCGAACGCCAGCCGCGCCTGCACCGCTGGCTGGTCACCGCGCTGACCTGGCCGCTCATGCTCCAGTACGGCTACCGCCCACGCCGCCGCCCCGCCCGGGAAGAGACCCGCGTCCCCCGCATCCCCGCCGGAGTCGCCGCCCAGGAGTGCCGATGA
- a CDS encoding glycosyltransferase family 2 protein → MKPIEPMEPMAQGKPMDREKSPEPAGSVGVVIPTRGDRPHHLCAALAAVLAQEAPGGVDVVVVVDRGDVTAVTRQVDAVSARWPGRVRVMANHLTPGLPGARNTGIAALGTPLVAFCDDDDLWLPGKLRAQLAALDADPAAEFAGCAVEVEYGTHRVTRLAGTDRVTTRHLTRSRMMMVHSSTFLFRRGAVWPDESAPGGHNEDWDLALRAAGRHPIVYVDRPLVRVRWGGSAYVTRWADRIAGLEWMLARHPGLAADRRGAARVYGQLAFHNAALGRRRAAGRWALRAFAARWGEPRAPIALAVALGLVSARSVLSVLHTRGHGI, encoded by the coding sequence ATGAAGCCGATCGAACCCATGGAGCCGATGGCGCAGGGGAAGCCGATGGATCGCGAGAAGTCCCCGGAGCCGGCGGGTTCCGTGGGCGTCGTGATCCCCACGCGCGGCGACCGCCCGCACCACCTGTGCGCCGCCCTCGCGGCGGTCCTGGCCCAGGAGGCGCCCGGCGGGGTGGACGTCGTCGTGGTCGTGGACCGCGGGGACGTGACCGCCGTGACCCGCCAGGTGGACGCCGTCTCCGCGCGATGGCCCGGCCGGGTGCGGGTGATGGCGAACCACCTCACCCCCGGCCTGCCCGGGGCGCGGAACACCGGCATCGCCGCGCTCGGCACCCCGCTGGTGGCGTTCTGCGACGACGACGACCTGTGGTTGCCCGGCAAGCTGCGCGCGCAGCTCGCAGCGCTCGACGCCGACCCCGCGGCCGAGTTCGCCGGGTGCGCCGTCGAGGTCGAGTACGGCACCCACCGCGTCACCCGCCTCGCCGGCACCGACCGCGTCACCACCCGCCACCTCACGCGCTCGCGCATGATGATGGTCCACTCCTCGACGTTCCTGTTCCGCCGCGGCGCCGTCTGGCCCGACGAGAGCGCGCCCGGCGGGCACAACGAAGACTGGGATCTCGCGCTGCGCGCCGCCGGGCGGCATCCGATCGTCTACGTCGACCGCCCCCTGGTCCGCGTCCGCTGGGGCGGCTCGGCGTACGTCACCCGCTGGGCCGACCGCATCGCGGGCCTGGAATGGATGCTCGCCCGCCATCCCGGCCTCGCCGCCGACCGGCGCGGCGCCGCCCGCGTCTACGGCCAGCTCGCCTTCCACAACGCCGCGCTCGGACGCCGCCGCGCGGCCGGGCGCTGGGCGTTACGCGCGTTCGCCGCCCGATGGGGCGAGCCGCGGGCGCCCATCGCGCTGGCGGTCGCGCTCGGCCTGGTCTCCGCCCGCTCGGTGCTGAGCGTGCTGCACACCCGCGGGCACGGCATCTGA
- a CDS encoding WecB/TagA/CpsF family glycosyltransferase, protein MAPRTTTGAPRLTIGGLPVDALTEEEVVGHVVAALRRGEGGHVVTPNVDICRACARDPEVRAIIAGADLFVPDGMPLVWASRLLGTPVPARVTGADLIWSLSEAAAAGGRSIYLLGGPPGVPCKAAQVLRARFPGLRVAGGSAPPYGFEKTAEGFAAVRESLVAADPDIVFVGLGFPKQDRLISMVRRDLPGAWFVGCGSAISFAAGTARRAPEWMQRSGLEWLFRLASEPGRLARRYLVDDLPFALRLLVVCLVKRLLRGRGPS, encoded by the coding sequence ATGGCGCCGCGCACGACGACCGGCGCCCCGCGGCTGACGATCGGCGGCCTTCCGGTGGACGCCCTCACCGAGGAGGAGGTGGTCGGCCACGTCGTCGCCGCCCTCCGGCGGGGGGAGGGCGGCCACGTGGTCACCCCGAACGTGGACATCTGCCGTGCCTGCGCCCGTGACCCCGAGGTGCGGGCCATCATCGCGGGCGCCGACCTCTTCGTCCCCGACGGCATGCCGCTGGTGTGGGCGTCCCGGCTGCTCGGCACGCCTGTGCCCGCCCGCGTCACCGGCGCCGACCTGATCTGGTCGCTGTCGGAGGCGGCGGCGGCCGGCGGCCGGTCGATCTACCTGCTCGGCGGGCCGCCGGGGGTGCCCTGTAAGGCGGCGCAGGTGCTACGGGCGCGCTTCCCCGGCCTGCGGGTGGCCGGGGGGTCCGCGCCGCCGTACGGGTTCGAGAAGACGGCCGAGGGGTTCGCGGCCGTGCGCGAGTCCCTGGTGGCGGCCGATCCCGACATCGTCTTCGTCGGGCTGGGGTTCCCCAAGCAGGATCGGCTGATCAGCATGGTCCGCCGGGATCTGCCGGGCGCCTGGTTCGTCGGCTGCGGGTCCGCCATCTCCTTCGCCGCGGGGACGGCGCGCAGGGCGCCCGAATGGATGCAGCGGTCCGGCCTGGAATGGCTGTTCCGCCTGGCCTCCGAGCCGGGCCGCCTCGCCCGCCGCTACCTGGTCGACGATCTGCCGTTCGCGCTCCGCCTGCTCGTGGTGTGCCTGGTCAAACGGCTCCTTCGCGGGCGCGGCCCGTCGTGA
- a CDS encoding DUF2306 domain-containing protein, producing MPAGLILLSAVPVIMGAVRLDGLMGGAAVTPENARFFAVPLPVVLHIVGATLYSVLGAFQFARGFRRRRPAWHRAAGRLLVPCGLVAAITGLWMTLFYPWPPGDGELLAGFRLVFGSAMVVSILLGVAAILRRDIAGHRAWMTRAYAIGLAAGTQVLTHLPWFILFGTPGELPRALLVAAGWVINLVVAEWFLRRDRRPAQLRTRSVS from the coding sequence GTGCCTGCGGGGCTGATCCTGCTGTCCGCCGTTCCCGTCATCATGGGTGCGGTGCGGCTCGACGGGCTGATGGGCGGCGCGGCGGTGACGCCGGAGAACGCCCGGTTCTTCGCGGTGCCCCTGCCCGTGGTGTTGCACATCGTCGGCGCCACGCTCTACAGCGTTCTCGGCGCCTTCCAGTTCGCCCGCGGGTTCCGCCGCCGCAGGCCGGCCTGGCACCGTGCGGCCGGTCGGCTCCTGGTCCCGTGCGGGCTCGTCGCGGCGATCACGGGGCTGTGGATGACCCTGTTCTACCCGTGGCCCCCTGGCGACGGCGAACTCCTCGCCGGTTTCCGGCTCGTGTTCGGCTCGGCCATGGTCGTGTCCATCCTGCTAGGCGTCGCCGCGATCCTGCGGCGGGACATCGCCGGGCACCGTGCCTGGATGACCCGCGCCTACGCGATCGGGCTGGCCGCGGGCACACAGGTCCTGACGCACCTCCCCTGGTTCATCCTCTTCGGCACACCCGGCGAGCTGCCGAGAGCCCTGCTCGTGGCCGCGGGATGGGTGATCAACCTGGTGGTGGCCGAGTGGTTCCTCCGCCGGGACCGCCGTCCGGCTCAGCTCCGCACGCGGTCGGTCTCGTAG